From a single Mycosarcoma maydis chromosome 2, whole genome shotgun sequence genomic region:
- a CDS encoding uncharacterized protein (related to Exocyst complex component Sec3), producing MSLSSQPNGGGGASAAAAAAAAANKTKDLFNAALQTRNPNNAYIAHLKIWEEVAAEDGSATVIAAASRATKKARYLILAVQKDTGRVTINKAKRNANGSFSIGKDWDLNTLRQVHVIQPDIFSITLSRPYQWQTQQPVEQQLFLQSLVKVYRKYTQDDGPRLVGIDVPLSSNSAAAVVADSANLSDRPSSGYRTDNSQPTSSATATASNRAAVVESIPAPAINTSALPKISGDNGASPTHSYGSNVVNNRDGRGSPSSGVQPIKSKREGGLQPSPLSRTVQLPSRPTTDLQKSAATDASTAPLQQTSRAATLAVPKHPPPRKNSADSVSIKSGSSGGLAGGGGDARARLSSIEPIRGGAAYERMLLAGTGLTGVTEVDDYDEAADQDEDPYGGAVLADKDADPDASFTSKRATLGRPAIARLETDKTKLGERPKNNDALDEDEDENSTLVAVEEMLEGLEWRNASAKGYGIASGKGTADMIEARLLDELSALEAANIFAIIESDDRVALVVKHMEEALADLDMMDSMIAGFKVQLNARADDISHIESQNRGLQVQTSNQRTLMAEIEMLINTINVDEDAIHSLTAGRLESPEGVAQLEMAAASLYKSMLQARRDGDGGGADMAAAAERLADHEAISSRFCKRVLDYLNVTFHAETQRLLADPSRQMALQPPHPSLRDHAPMEEVLGQYCGLLLYMREVSSATFSRVSAAYFASASECYRTEMQQLFSAYRKQLRKASDEDMVESSFVVPTSTGVGTSAIRSGTIRRTQRDKSSRGARDRGDVSGQDSLQRILSCIFPVLLREQSFISDFLHINDNNITFADYMDLEPYFRRRAAGMFTSSSGPLREMKGAMDLIFGFVAPELQAFTDDALAKDRMSIVGLLATLDRGIMEAEEVSCESLQKVLAKLHLRLASQLERLVQEQIKGIEQTKLTVKKRKGVVHFMRVFPVFVERVEAQLVNAETLNIRTAVDGYYVQICGAMFEALQTISRVESVGAVDEDKGQLNHLVILIENMWYFISEINRLTLRGANPSGCLSALVKRAESIYGDSLTSYTQFVLRRSLAKMMDFGEGIDTLLKNTPASEVCLHSAFSKGAFKKLCKDYTAKDTRKAVEALAKRVAKHFDDDDVPGVTAVEGGAGRVEQDVEVLARVWSSCEQGYIREFQRIARIGQECYPDLAGASLELGANELRRLFASLAPKRR from the coding sequence ATGTCTTTATCGTCGCAACCCAATGGGGGCGGTGGCGCATCCGCCGCAGCggccgctgccgctgctgccaacaaGACCAAAGACCTCTTCAACGCAGCTCTGCAAACACGCAACCCAAACAACGCCTACATTGCGCATCTCAAGATCTGGGAAGAGGTGGCTGCCGAAGACGGAAGCGCTACCGTCattgctgcagcttctcgCGCGACAAAAAAGGCAAGATACCTCATCTTGGCTGTTCAAAAAGACACAGGCAGGGTTACCAtcaacaaggccaagcgCAACGCCAACGGTAGCTTCAGCATCGGCAAGGACTGGGACCTCAACACCCTCCGGCAAGTCCATGTGATCCAGCCAGACATTTTCAGCATTACTCTGAGTCGTCCGTATCAGTggcagacgcagcagccggTCGAACAGCAGCTGTTCTTGCAAAGCTTGGTCAAGGTTTATCGCAAGTATACCCAGGATGACGGGCCCAGGCTCGTCGGTATCGATGTACCGCTTTCCTCGAATTCGGCTGCAGCAGTGGTCGCGGACTCTGCCAACCTATCAGATCGGCCGTCTTCTGGGTATCGTACTGACAATTCACAGCCTACCTCGAGCGCtacagcaacagcatcgaaCCGAGCAGCTGTAGTAGAGTCCATTCCAGCACCTGCCATCAACACGTCGGCGCTACCCAAGATCTCTGGAGACAATGGTGCTTCTCCTACTCACAGCTATGGAAGTAATGTCGTCAACAACCGCGACGGGAGAGGATCGCCAAGCTCTGGCGTGCAGCCCATCAAGAGCAAACGCGAAGGTGGACTCCAACCCAGTCCGCTCAGCCGAACCGTACAACTTCCATCTCGTCCCACAACCGACTTGCAGAAATCTGCAGCAACAGACGCCTCGACAGCGCCACTGCAACAGACGTCGAGAGCGGCCACATTAGCTGTACCGAAACATCCGCCACCACGCAAGAACAGTGCAGATTCTGTCTCCATCAagagtggcagcagcggagGTCTAGCAGGAGGTGGAGGCGATGCCAGAGCGCGGCTTAGCTCTATTGAACCTATCCGAGGTGGCGCTGCCTACGAACGCATGCTCCTAGCTGGCACAGGTCTCACCGGTGTCACCGAAGTCGACGATTacgacgaagcagcagatcaagacgaAGATCCATACGGAGGCGCTGTTCTGGCTGACAAAGATGCGGATCCCGATGCATCTTTCACCTCAAAGCGTGCTACTTTGGGCCGACCGGCCATCGCACGTCTGGAGACCGACAagaccaagctcggcgaaAGGCCAAAGAACAACGACGCTCTcgacgaagatgaggacgaaAACTCCACCCTAGTCGCAGTGGAAGAGATGCTTGAAGGTCTCGAATGGCGCAACGCAAGTGCGAAAGGCTACGGTATCGCATCGGGCAAAGGTACTGCCGACATGATCGAGGCGCGCCTTCTGGACGAGCTCTCGGCGCTTGAAGCGGCCAATATTttcgccatcatcgaaTCGGATGACCGCGTGGCGCTGGTTGTCAAACACATGGAAGAGGCACTGGCCGACTTGGATATGATGGACAGCATGATCGCCGGCTTCAAAgtgcagctcaacgctcgagctgacgaCATCTCGCACATCGAATCGCAGAACCGAGGTTTGCAGGTACAGACATCGAATCAGCGCACACTGatggccgagatcgagatgctgatCAATACGATcaatgtcgacgaggacgcGATTCACAGTCTCACTGCAGGCCGGCTGGAAAGCCCGGAAGGGGTCGCTCAACTCGAGATGGCTGCAGCTTCACTCTACAAGTCAATGTTGCAAGCGCGTAGAGATGGCGACGGTGGAGGTGCCGATATGGCGGCTGCCGCTGAGAGGCTTGCTGACCACGAGGCCATCTCTTCGCGGTTCTGCAAGCGTGTGCTCGACTACCTTAACGTCACCTTTCACGCAGAGACGCAGCGACTTTTGGCGGATCCTTCGCGTCAGATGGCCTTGCAACCACCTCATCCGTCGCTACGTGACCATGCTCCTATGGAGGAAGTCCTCGGCCAGTACTGTGGTCTACTGCTGTACATGAGGGAAGTTTCTTCCGCCACCTTCTCTCGCGTCTCAGCGGCGTACTTTGCCTCAGCAAGCGAATGCTACCGCAccgagatgcagcagctttTCTCGGCGTACCGTAAACAGTTGCGCAAAGCGAGCGACGAAGACATGGTCGAATCGAGCTTTGTCGTTCCGACTTCCACCGGGGTTGGCACGTCCGCGATTCGAAGCGGCACCATCCGTCGCACACAGCGCGACAAATCCAGCCGTGGCGCTCGAGACCGCGGCGACGTCTCTGGCCAAGACAGTCTGCAGCGGATTCTCTCATGCATCTTCCCTGTCTTACTACGCGAACAGAGCTTCATCTCGGATTTCTTACACATCAACGACAACAACATCACATTTGCGGATTACATGGATCTCGAGCCGTACTTCCGACGGCGGGCAGCGGGGATGTtcacctcgtccagcgGACCATTGCGCGAGATGAAGGGGGCTATGGACTTGATCTTTGGCTTCGTTGCTCCGGAACTGCAGGCTTTCACCGACGACGCATTGGCCAAGGATCGCATGTCAATCGTCGGATTGCTCGCTACGCTCGATCGAGGCATCATGGAAGCTGAAGAAGTTTCGTGCGAATCTCTTCAAAAAGTGCTGGCAAAGCTGCATTTGCGGCTGGCGTCGCAATTGGAGCGCTTGGTGCAAGAACAGATCAAGGGCATCGAACAGACAAAGTTGACtgtcaagaagcgcaagggGGTGGTGCACTTTATGCGCGTCTTCCCGGTGTTTGTCGAGCGCGTCGAGGCGCAGTTGGTGAATGCAGAGACTCTCAATATTCGAACTGCGGTGGACGGATACTACGTGCAGATTTGCGGCGCCATGTTTGAGGCGCTACAGACAATTTCTCGCGTGGAAAGCGTCGGGGCGGTGGATGAAGACAAAGGGCAGCTCAACCACCTGGTTATCCTTATCGAAAACATGTGGTATTTCATCTCGGAGATCAACCGACTGACTTTGCGCGGGGCGAATCCATCCGGCTGTCTTTccgcgctcgtcaagcgcGCAGAGAGCATCTATGGCGATTCGCTGACGAGCTATACGCAGTTTGTGCTGCGCCGATCGTTGGCCAAGATGATGGACTTTGGAGAGGGGATCGACACGCTATTGAAAAATACGCCTGCTAGCGAGGTGTGTTTGCATTCGGCGTTTAGTAAGGGGGCGTTCAAGAAGCTGTGCAAAGATTATACGGCCAAGGATACGAGAAAGGCGGTTGAGGCGTTGGCAAAGAGGGTGGCCAAGCATttcgatgacgacgatgtgcCGGGCGTCACTGCTGTGGAAGGTGGAGCgggtcgagtcgagcaggATGTCGAGGTTCTCGCTCGCGTTTGGTCGAGTTGCGAACAGGGCTACATTAGAGAGTTCCAGCGTATCGCTAGGATCGGCCAGGAGTGCTACCCGGATCTGGCTGGTGCCAGTCTCGAGTTGGGCGCAAACGAGTTGAGGAGATTGTTTGCTAGTTTGGCTCCCAAACGTCGATGA
- a CDS encoding uncharacterized protein (related to YSC84 - protein involved in the organization of the actin cytoskeleton), translating to MSFLDRFRAAAQKAGVQANAFAQQTSRTINEQAASARAGFSLPKECDRAATILQAFLADPGHPDSALNSIPKAVLQQAKGLAVFSVIKAGFVWSGKIGSGVVIARLPDGSWSAPSCIGTGSVGLGLQIGADITEFVVVMNSDEAIKAFAYAGNLTLGGSLSAAAGPIGTGAAVNLAVRDPAPLFTYSRSKGLFAGISLEGTVLVERKETNKDFYGQPIPALDLLTGKVPAPEAASAMYEVVEAAEMVDETGVPQQSYVPAGQQGATGGVSGYDLGGDHIAPVATPAGSTTAPAAATPTATTETNKSVFDAEKP from the exons ATGTCGTTCCTCGACCGGTTTCGCGCTGCGGCTCAGAAGGCAGGCGTTCAAGCTAACGCTTTTGCCCAACAGACTAGCCGGACCATCAACGAGCAAGCAGCTTCCGCGCGTGCTGGATTCTCTTTACCAAAGGAATGCGATCGTGCGGCCACAATCCTGCAGGCGTTCTTGGCTGATCCTGGCCACCCGGATTCGGCACTCAACTCGATTCCGAAAGctgtgctgcagcaggcgaAAGGTTTGGCCGTATTCAGCGTTATCAAAGCC GGTTTTGTGTGGTCAGGCAAGATCGGGAGTGGTGTAGTGATCGCACGTTTGCCAGACGGTAGCTGGTCCGCGCCCAGCTGCATCGGAACCGGTTCGGTTGGTCTAGGTCTTCAAATTGGTGCCGACATCACCGAGTTTGTGGTGGTAATGAACAGCGACGAAGCGATCAAAGCGTTCGCGTACGCCGGAAACCTCACTCTTGGAGGCAGCCtttccgccgccgctggACCCATCGGTACCGGTGCCGCGGTTAACCTTGCGGTTCGCGACCCGGCGCCTCTGTTCACCTATTCGAGATCCAAAGGTCTCTTCGCGGGTATCTCGTTGGAGGGAACCGTGCTGGTCGAGAGAAAGGAAACCAACAAGGACTTCTACGGTCAGCCCATTCCCGCTCTGGATCTGTTGACAGGTAAAGTGCCTGCGCCCGAAGCAGCGAGTGCGATGTACGAGGTTGTCGAGGcggccgagatggtggatgaAACTGGAGTGCCTCAGCAGAGCTACGTTCCAGCTGGTCAGCAGGGCGCTACGGGAGGTGTAAGCGGGTACGATCTTGGTGGCGACCACATCGCGCCTGTAGCAACGCCAGCCGGGTCCACGACAgctccagcagctgccacaCCGACAGCAACCACCGAAACCAACAAATCGGTCTTTGACGCCGAGAAACCCTAG
- a CDS encoding uncharacterized protein (related to glycogenin-2 beta) — protein sequence MSSSSKPTTSNAFVTLLTSDHYLPGALVLAESLRLSHGITKKGKHRAAASTPPAAEFQVVALITPDTLSVQSIKALRRSGLFDWIVGVEPIGFRQILATSPHSDNPAPALADDAKSAALPVVLDSELDAMIREMEHNLGLLGRPDLTNTLTKLHAWRLGRDSAHLIAHGATATHDATHRWQGFDKLVFLDADTLVLRPIDHLFHLASNVTFAAAPDTGWPDAFNSGVMVLTPSNHTFEAIRSFARTTGSWDGADQGLLNDFFGPEDGSDESAADSQRAASAPGRGWKRLSFRYNVTSHGGYTFAPAYQRYGQSINIVHFIGQHKPWNRTRPSGIPQPNPLGGPRELNSETISPDQPDYLLALWHSAFASLYPASGSTSPDSEIEIVHTERGVEVVERRKFTVPTFHAVWDAEARQEDSPTNKLDVVYTPAPERPPVWEAAYASLPLDGRNSLIAPAPEVARVPSPPTPTQKSIDAEARAREATVGPNSAPVAIPGRATADKKDESDDSPQHFSPPKLSWNPAHEAPPTGSDASLYQMRIPIDAFYSNIWDAGQKTPRTLAEQKAAFFVPQAAAPQQPGARPHGGPGYIPAQLRRDRVFDNLGSHKPDPSKVKPIFPWETKQQTANAPSRVFPDEPRQPSPSPDADKTPTLGSSKDGSFRAPAPPTAPAPAPVPAPPPVQRPRGLPTNLSYVNAWDKVGAIVNFANAWNRRTRPPCPEKRRLHTDQPSDNRASSRDPGSVRLVDARKNGGGSAVSAGSRGASLPGNTLRPLPTTKLERRSSVQEGDDALDDEASDSRDGDDESSDGEESSGNEDTSQVATERGATPSPVKVRQPAWPREGPGRGYMKKAENSVHAQMHATPRSPRMSSRVLSYASTATEGEGKSGGRFSSSSSASNSTITSEGAAAARQKAKDRIRPNGWIPTGSAGSGMSSPPPGYRSASSLRGIPGVTGGSSRSAFTPAYYQGMMGRRRETNSSNDSQSGESGANSPTALLSPSLGNPGAGMPIMISSTSRVSSHPTDTRLTQTLPSALDEPFSSSPVNLKSELSRQARMHQYAKFSTSNWAHPPS from the coding sequence TCTCATCACGCCAGACACACTCTCTGTCCAGTCCATCAAGGCATTGCGCCGTAGCGGTTTGTTTGACTGGATCGTGGGAGTAGAACCTATTGGCTTCCGCCAGATCCTCGCCACTTCGCCACATAGCGATAATCCAGCACCCGCTTTAGCAGACGATGCCAAATCCGCCGCTCTTCCTGTCGTGCTCGATTCGGAGCTCGATGCCATGATCCGAGAGATGGAGCACAATCTAGGTCTTTTGGGCCGTCCTGATCTTACCAACACGCTCACAAAACTGCATGCTTGGAGGCTGGGCCGCGATTCAGCTCACCTCATTGCTCACGGTGCCACTGCCACTCACGATGCAACTCATCGATGGCAAGGTTTTGACAAGCTTGTCTTTCTCGATGCAGACACCTTGGTGCTCCGCCCCATCGACCATCTTTTCCACCTAGCAAGCAATGTCACCTTCGCCGCTGCGCCAGACACGGGCTGGCCAGATGCCTTCAACAGTGGTGTCATGGTCCTCACACCCTCAAATCACACCTTCGAAGCCATCCGGTCCTTTGCCCGCACCACAGGCTCTTGGGATGGTGCAGACCAAGGTCTTCTTAACGACTTTTTTGGTCCTGAAGATGGCTCCGATGAGTCTGCTGCTGACTCTCAACGTGCTGCCTCAGCTCCAGGCCGCGGCTGGAAGAGACTCAGCTTCCGCTACAACGTCACCAGTCACGGTGGCTACACATTCGCGCCAGCCTATCAGCGCTACGGGCAGTCGATCAACATTGTCCATTTCATCGGTCAACACAAGCCATGGAATCGTACTCGGCCATCGGGTATCCCCCAGCCCAATCCACTCGGTGGTCCTCGTGAGCTCAACAGCGAAACCATTTCGCCTGACCAGCCGGACTATTTGCTCGCCCTCTGGCACAGCGCATTCGCTTCCCTTTACCCCGCCTCCGGCTCCACATCACCCGACAGCGAGATTGAGATTGTTCACACCGAACGCGGCGTTGAggtcgtcgagcgtcgCAAATTTACCGTTCCTACTTTCCACGCTGTATGGGATGCTGAGGCGCGCCAGGAAGATTCGCCAACCAACAAACTCGACGTTGTATATACACCTGCGCCTGAAAGACCACCAGTTTGGGAAGCAGCGTATGCCAGTCTGCCTTTGGACGGGAGAAACTCGTTGATCGCGCCGGCGCCCGAGGTCGCACGCGTACCTTCTCCGCCGACACCGACGCAGaagagcatcgacgccgaGGCCAGGGCTAGGGAAGCGACTGTTGGACCAAACTCTGCTCCTGTGGCAATTCCTGGTCGGGCTACGGCCGACAAGAaagacgagagcgacgacTCGCCTCAGCACTTTTCGCCGCCAAAGCTGTCATGGAATCCGGCTCATGAAGCTCCTCCAACCGGATCCGATGCTTCGCTCTACCAGATGCGAATCCCCATCGACGCCTTCTATTCAAATATCTGGGATGCCGGCCAAAAAACCCCACGCACGCTAGCCGAGCAAAAGGCAGCATTCTTTGTGCCGCAGGCTGCTGCACCTCAACAACCTGGCGCTCGTCCACATGGCGGTCCCGGATATATCCCTGCTCAACTTCGACGCGATCGTGTGTTCGACAATCTTGGATCGCACAAGCCCGACCCAAGCAAAGTCAAGCCCATTTTCCCCTGGGAGACCAAACAGCAAACGGCCAACGCCCCATCCAGAGTATTCCCTGATGAGCCTCGCCAGCCCTCCCCATCGCCGGATGCCGACAAAACTCCCACGCTCGGGAGTTCGAAGGACGGCTCCTTCCgtgctcctgctcctcctaCCGCTCCCGCTCCCGCTCCAGTGCCAGCGCCGCCACCCGTGCAGCGCCCACGAGGCTTGCCTACGAACCTGTCGTATGTCAATGCATGGGACAAGGTGGGTGCTATTGTCAATTTTGCCAACGCCTGGAATCGACGCACGCGCCCTCCTTGCCCCGAGAAGCGAAGGTTGCATACAGATCAGCCGAGCGACAACAGGGCCAGCTCGAGGGATCCCGGCTCTGTACGCCTTGTCGATGCACGAAAGAATGGAGGAGGCTCCGCAGTGTCTGCCGGGTCTCGCGGAGCAAGCTTGCCCGGAAACACTTTGCGCCCTTTGCCCACGACAAAGCTGGAgcgcagatcgagcgtgcaagaaggcgacgatgcgcttgacgacgaagcaTCGGACAGCCGggatggcgatgacgagtccTCCGATGGCGAGGAGTCCTCTGGCAACGAAGACACATCGCAGGTGGCGACCGAGCGCGGTGCGACGCCCTCTCCCGTCAAAGTGCGTCAACCAGCTTGGCCGCGCGAGGGGCCGGGACGAGGGTACATGAAGAAAGCGGAAAACTCTGTGCATGCTCAGATGCATGCGACGCCGCGAAGTCCCAGAATGAGCTCACGCGTGCTCTCGTATGCGTCCACGGCGACCGAGGGCGAGGGAAAGAGCGGTGGGCGATTCTCGTCATCCAGTAGCGCGTCCAACTCCACCATCACGAGCGAAGGCGCGGCCGCGGCGAGACAGAAGGCTAAGGACAGGATCCGTCCGAACGGATGGATCCCGACCGGCTCAGCAGGCTCGGGGATGAGTTCTCCACCACCTGGCTACCGCTCTGCATCCAGCTTGCGCGGGATCCCGGGTGTGACTGGCGGTtcgtctcgatctgcttTCACCCCCGCCTACTACCAGGGCATGATGGGCAGACGACGCGAAACCAACTCATCCAACGATTCGCAATCGGGCGAGTCCGGAGCCAACTCTCCCACCGCTCTACTCAGCCCGTCTCTCGGCAACCCAGGTGCAGGCATGCCCATCATGATCAGTAGCACATCGCGCGTCTCTTCGCATCCTACCGACACGAGACTCACGCAAACATTGCCGTCCGCTTTGGACGAGCCTTTCAGCTCGAGCCCGGTCAATCTCAAGTCTGAGCTCTCTAGGCAGGCAAGGATGCATCAGTACGCCAAATTCTCCACTTCAAATTGGGCTCATCCGCCCTCGTAA